Proteins from one Tistrella bauzanensis genomic window:
- a CDS encoding 5-oxoprolinase subunit PxpA: MANRLVDLNCDLGESFGHWTISEASDDVLLDLISSANVATGFHAGDPNLMDRVVRLAAERGVALGAHPGFRDLQGFGRRVIQAKPDELVNDILYQLGALREFARRHGVRLQHVKPHGALYMEVARDETLSQLLVEALLKSSPETYLYCMGASVTYDIARHAGLPVIREFYADRDYDRSGSIVFARRMRALAPDEVARKCVRACLEGKVRTVDGDDIEIAFDSICFHSDTPGALKIGTTLRAALIDAGIRIANAAEVSAVPAA, from the coding sequence TTGGCAAACAGACTGGTCGATCTCAATTGTGATCTGGGTGAAAGCTTCGGCCACTGGACCATCAGCGAAGCATCGGACGACGTCCTGCTCGACCTGATCAGTTCGGCCAATGTCGCCACCGGGTTTCATGCCGGCGATCCCAATCTGATGGACAGGGTGGTCCGTCTGGCCGCCGAACGGGGCGTGGCGCTGGGTGCCCATCCGGGCTTCCGCGACCTTCAGGGCTTCGGCCGCCGGGTGATCCAGGCCAAGCCCGACGAACTGGTCAACGACATCCTGTATCAACTGGGCGCGCTGCGCGAATTCGCCCGCCGTCACGGCGTGCGGTTACAGCATGTGAAACCCCATGGCGCGCTGTACATGGAGGTCGCCCGTGACGAAACCCTGTCACAGCTTCTGGTCGAGGCGTTGCTGAAGTCGAGCCCAGAGACCTATCTCTACTGCATGGGCGCATCGGTCACCTATGACATCGCCCGCCATGCCGGCCTCCCGGTGATCCGCGAATTCTATGCCGATCGTGATTACGACCGGTCGGGCTCGATCGTCTTTGCCCGCCGCATGCGCGCGCTGGCCCCCGATGAGGTCGCGCGCAAATGCGTCCGTGCCTGCCTGGAAGGCAAGGTTCGCACCGTCGATGGCGACGATATCGAGATCGCCTTTGACTCGATCTGCTTCCATTCCGACACGCCCGGCGCGCTGAAGATCGGCACCACCCTGCGCGCCGCGCTGATCGATGCCGGCATCCGCATTGCAAACGCCGCCGAAGTGTCCGCCGTCCCCGCGGCCTGA
- a CDS encoding acetyl-CoA carboxylase, with product MAEIRSPLPGTFYRRPAPDQPPFKSDGDTVTPGEVIGLIEVMKSFIEVKSEIGGTITRFLAENETPVMAGAVLADVEG from the coding sequence ATGGCCGAAATCCGCTCACCGCTTCCCGGTACGTTCTATCGCCGGCCCGCGCCGGACCAGCCGCCCTTCAAGTCCGACGGTGACACGGTGACACCCGGCGAGGTGATCGGTCTGATTGAGGTGATGAAGTCGTTCATCGAGGTGAAGTCCGAGATCGGCGGCACCATCACCCGCTTTCTGGCCGAAAACGAAACCCCGGTGATGGCAGGCGCCGTCCTGGCCGACGTCGAAGGCTGA